The following are encoded together in the Serratia odorifera genome:
- a CDS encoding DUF4214 domain-containing protein yields MYWRYFYAVGAIATADGVTYWGNVIGSGTNTFANVAQKFIDTRPAKFAALNDSEFINKIYVQLFTHAPNEVAVNHYLGAMAEQQLSRGAVLSMMIDDLRTSTAESDSAAQQKLAKVEHVYGPGEMPTAEHQETVAALYLSIAGRGVDASGLEAWSKFLASGASEYDLLKILAKSGEFSGAEDYVKLYYTLHGNQRPLSEMESQAILLRAGNDKLQASLVVLEAFRTGESLIGSNNPVSVSKIFEFNHALATSLGYKTIPQLDVSQDGGNPSAMLTATATIR; encoded by the coding sequence ATGTACTGGCGCTATTTTTATGCCGTTGGCGCCATCGCCACTGCCGATGGCGTGACTTATTGGGGTAACGTCATCGGCAGTGGAACAAATACCTTTGCCAATGTTGCACAGAAATTTATCGACACCAGACCGGCGAAGTTCGCTGCCCTCAACGACAGCGAGTTCATCAACAAGATTTATGTTCAGCTGTTTACCCACGCGCCCAACGAGGTCGCGGTGAACCATTATCTCGGCGCCATGGCCGAACAGCAGCTAAGTCGCGGCGCCGTTCTCAGCATGATGATTGACGATTTGCGTACCTCGACCGCCGAAAGTGACTCAGCCGCCCAGCAAAAACTGGCGAAGGTAGAACATGTGTACGGTCCGGGAGAAATGCCAACGGCGGAACACCAGGAAACCGTGGCCGCCTTGTACCTGTCGATAGCCGGGCGCGGCGTGGACGCCTCTGGGCTGGAAGCCTGGTCCAAGTTTCTCGCCAGTGGTGCCAGCGAGTACGATCTGTTGAAAATTCTCGCCAAAAGCGGCGAATTCAGCGGAGCCGAAGACTATGTGAAACTCTATTACACCCTGCATGGTAATCAGCGACCGTTAAGCGAGATGGAAAGCCAGGCCATTTTACTGCGCGCGGGCAACGATAAACTGCAGGCCTCGCTAGTAGTGCTGGAGGCCTTCCGCACCGGTGAAAGTCTGATCGGCAGTAACAATCCGGTGTCCGTCAGCAAGATTTTCGAGTTCAATCATGCTCTGGCCACCTCGCTTGGCTACAAAACAATTCCGCAACTGGATGTCAGCCAGGACGGCGGCAATCCGTCGGCGATGTTAACGGCTACGGCTACCATAAGGTAA
- a CDS encoding DUF4214 domain-containing protein: MMNVLLYQQSAASIFQTTLGKKPALKDVEYFAKKLMDGMSTSELAAWLIRSPDGQRHYGEMSKEQQVSFVYSNLYQQPPSSSEVTSLVNQLNSGENPRQRCCRPVRCIAQLSGPG; this comes from the coding sequence ATGATGAACGTATTACTGTATCAACAAAGCGCAGCCAGCATTTTCCAGACCACTCTGGGCAAAAAGCCGGCATTAAAAGACGTGGAATACTTTGCAAAAAAACTGATGGACGGTATGAGTACCAGCGAACTTGCCGCCTGGCTGATCCGTAGCCCTGACGGACAACGTCATTACGGTGAGATGTCAAAGGAACAGCAGGTATCGTTTGTTTATAGCAACCTGTATCAGCAACCGCCGTCCTCTAGCGAAGTCACCTCACTGGTCAATCAGTTAAATAGTGGGGAAAACCCTCGGCAACGTTGCTGCCGGCCTGTCAGATGCATTGCTCAATTATCAGGGCCAGGATGA
- a CDS encoding VOC family protein, protein MFDHVKFGVSDYDVSKSFFLKALEPLGVSILSEGEPTYGVELGTESNVSLCLFQTTEKPAPLHLAFIAHSRRQVDAFYRAALEAGGQDNGAPGLRPHYHANYYAAFVIGPDGHNIEAVCHQPDT, encoded by the coding sequence ATGTTTGACCACGTAAAATTCGGCGTCAGTGACTATGACGTCAGTAAGTCCTTCTTTCTCAAGGCTCTGGAGCCTCTCGGCGTCAGCATATTGTCCGAGGGCGAGCCGACTTACGGCGTTGAACTTGGCACAGAAAGTAATGTTTCATTATGTCTGTTTCAAACCACGGAAAAACCGGCCCCGCTGCATCTGGCGTTTATTGCGCACAGCCGCCGGCAGGTCGACGCGTTTTATCGTGCCGCACTGGAAGCCGGTGGGCAGGACAACGGCGCACCCGGTTTGCGACCGCACTACCATGCAAATTATTATGCCGCCTTTGTCATCGGTCCGGATGGCCACAATATTGAAGCGGTCTGCCATCAGCCGGATACCTAG
- a CDS encoding tyrosine-type recombinase/integrase: protein MYKVGLMHMATLRKLPSGKWNAQVRIKGHPTQTKTFFTIEEAEKWSSDCEEKFKRSESTVKALSLVYLEEVLTKNGKPRGGYDSIRNRLVNLDKHFGSTSLEKITSENVATYKVERLKKAANGTVRLELQLLSRFLRWAASEKGVACNDVVKPVRLPEAGKPRDKILTPLQYQMILERVETCRSKLSGGLQGMSEAKAIIILAWETAMRRGEILALTPAMIDFRQRVIHLADHQTKNAEARDVPLSSTALDLLKSLCEGKEEERYRHTKLFSLRPYSVSQAFRRACREARIEGVCFHSLRHTCITRYAEKGLNTIQLQCISGHKDITMLARYSHIKASSVAALME, encoded by the coding sequence ATGTACAAAGTAGGACTGATGCACATGGCTACCCTCCGAAAACTCCCCTCTGGCAAGTGGAACGCTCAAGTAAGAATCAAAGGGCATCCCACCCAAACCAAGACATTCTTTACAATCGAAGAGGCTGAAAAGTGGTCATCTGATTGTGAAGAAAAATTTAAGAGATCAGAAAGCACCGTTAAGGCGCTGTCCCTAGTTTATCTGGAAGAGGTGTTAACCAAGAATGGGAAACCAAGGGGAGGTTATGACTCTATCCGCAACAGGTTGGTGAACCTTGATAAGCACTTTGGTTCTACTTCTCTTGAGAAGATTACCAGTGAAAACGTTGCTACGTACAAAGTGGAGCGCTTAAAGAAAGCAGCTAATGGAACTGTACGCCTTGAACTCCAACTTCTCTCAAGGTTCCTGCGTTGGGCTGCGTCAGAGAAAGGCGTAGCCTGTAATGATGTGGTGAAGCCTGTACGACTGCCGGAGGCTGGTAAGCCAAGAGATAAGATACTTACGCCTTTGCAATATCAGATGATACTGGAAAGGGTGGAAACCTGTAGGAGTAAGCTGTCTGGTGGCTTACAGGGGATGAGTGAGGCTAAAGCTATCATCATTCTTGCATGGGAGACGGCTATGCGTAGAGGGGAGATATTAGCGCTAACGCCTGCCATGATTGACTTTAGGCAGAGGGTGATACATTTGGCCGACCACCAGACGAAGAACGCAGAAGCACGGGATGTGCCTCTCTCTTCTACTGCGTTAGACTTGCTTAAATCTCTGTGTGAAGGGAAGGAAGAGGAACGGTATAGGCATACCAAGTTGTTTAGCCTACGTCCCTACTCAGTTAGCCAGGCATTCAGAAGAGCATGCAGAGAGGCAAGGATTGAGGGCGTATGCTTCCACTCCCTGCGTCATACCTGCATCACCCGATATGCAGAGAAAGGCCTCAATACGATACAGCTACAATGTATCTCAGGCCATAAGGACATCACTATGTTAGCCAGATATAGCCACATCAAGGCGAGCAGTGTAGCGGCTTTAATGGAGTAA
- a CDS encoding STM2901 family protein: MDTVEELGGKYFFNGMSLDKDELLLWLILDEFQKQFSGMVDLLAIASMLVSLPVIPVKGKIGKVSGKGTSGTSPLSIASRTLIQQRFKKAKKTITWAKLRRGEWAYTTSIGAYVGRWLPWIGAVLTAYDLAIVTRNVIHRYELIVGKGVVGNE, from the coding sequence ATGGATACGGTTGAAGAGTTGGGTGGAAAGTATTTTTTCAACGGAATGAGTCTCGACAAAGATGAACTTCTCCTGTGGCTGATTCTCGATGAGTTTCAGAAACAGTTCAGCGGGATGGTTGACTTACTGGCTATCGCCTCAATGTTAGTCAGCCTGCCCGTGATTCCAGTGAAGGGGAAGATCGGTAAGGTCTCTGGTAAAGGTACATCAGGAACCAGCCCATTATCTATAGCCTCACGTACGCTAATTCAACAAAGGTTTAAGAAAGCCAAAAAAACTATTACATGGGCCAAGTTAAGACGTGGCGAGTGGGCTTACACCACAAGTATTGGTGCCTATGTTGGCCGCTGGCTTCCTTGGATTGGTGCAGTTCTGACAGCCTATGATTTAGCTATAGTAACCCGTAATGTCATCCATCGTTATGAGCTTATCGTTGGGAAAGGGGTTGTCGGGAATGAATGA
- a CDS encoding DUF1493 family protein: protein MNEVNEVHELLRKHFWEMTNDASLSTGKKSVLPEDAYDFLEEYADKLHVDMTRFEFRKYFPNSGLWFLPNAILPKHMQTDRHKPAALTVDMLIESAKAGRWLYD, encoded by the coding sequence ATGAATGAAGTTAATGAAGTCCACGAGTTACTCAGAAAACACTTCTGGGAAATGACGAATGATGCGTCGCTGAGTACAGGTAAAAAGAGTGTACTCCCTGAGGATGCTTATGATTTTCTGGAAGAGTACGCTGATAAACTGCATGTTGACATGACTCGTTTTGAGTTTCGCAAATACTTTCCAAACTCGGGGCTTTGGTTCTTACCCAATGCTATTCTCCCCAAACATATGCAAACAGATCGTCATAAGCCGGCGGCGTTAACTGTCGATATGCTGATTGAATCTGCCAAGGCTGGCCGGTGGCTCTATGATTAG
- a CDS encoding recombinase family protein, whose product MYQDIRNRKVEVYDGKVRPVFEELISYGYGYKALANALNERGVLSLKGKRWTPDAVKHTLARLGLKTLGGVYNAL is encoded by the coding sequence ATGTATCAAGACATACGAAATAGAAAAGTAGAAGTGTATGATGGAAAAGTAAGACCTGTATTTGAAGAGCTTATCTCTTATGGATATGGTTACAAAGCTCTTGCCAATGCTTTAAATGAACGAGGTGTATTAAGCCTCAAAGGGAAACGTTGGACACCTGACGCTGTTAAACATACTCTCGCACGATTAGGACTTAAAACTTTAGGGGGAGTGTACAATGCTCTATAA
- the tnpA gene encoding IS66-like element accessory protein TnpA → MYEYKPSRPFITEALRLRFEAGLSYRQIGEQLDVGMSAVHKLVQRFLRANLMWPLDESWTADKLELALFPSTRPRPDSDLQQRRPNYSNSFKLHLVELTMKPGVSVAQVARANDINANLLFNWRHQYKLGKLTSDNRQGAAFLPVVLSPEKAPEAPARRRAATVAKQIYKTRRLQH, encoded by the coding sequence GTGTACGAATACAAACCCTCGCGCCCTTTCATCACTGAGGCGCTCCGCTTAAGGTTCGAGGCCGGACTTTCTTACCGCCAAATCGGCGAACAGCTTGATGTTGGTATGTCCGCTGTCCATAAGTTGGTCCAGCGCTTCCTGCGGGCCAACCTCATGTGGCCACTTGATGAAAGCTGGACGGCCGATAAACTTGAGTTGGCACTCTTTCCTTCAACCCGCCCCAGGCCAGACAGCGATCTTCAGCAACGCAGGCCCAATTACTCCAACAGCTTCAAGCTCCACCTCGTTGAGCTAACAATGAAACCTGGCGTCAGCGTGGCTCAGGTTGCCCGTGCCAACGACATTAATGCCAACCTGCTGTTCAACTGGCGACATCAATACAAATTGGGAAAGCTGACCTCTGATAATCGGCAGGGCGCCGCGTTTTTGCCCGTCGTACTTTCCCCCGAAAAAGCTCCCGAGGCCCCTGCCCGGCGACGGGCGGCAACCGTCGCCAAACAGATTTACAAAACACGACGGCTTCAACATTGA
- the tnpB gene encoding IS66 family insertion sequence element accessory protein TnpB (TnpB, as the term is used for proteins encoded by IS66 family insertion elements, is considered an accessory protein, since TnpC, encoded by a neighboring gene, is a DDE family transposase.): MITLPSGSRIWLVAGITDMRNGFNGLAARVQNVLNDDPFGGHLFIFRGRRGDMIKILWADEDGLCLFVKRLERGRFVWPGVSDGKIHLTPAQLAMLLEGLNWKHPQRVYQPGLRV, from the coding sequence ATGATCACTTTGCCTTCAGGCTCCCGGATCTGGCTCGTCGCCGGTATTACAGACATGCGCAACGGCTTCAACGGTCTGGCGGCGCGCGTACAGAACGTGCTCAACGACGACCCGTTCGGCGGCCATCTGTTCATCTTCCGCGGACGCCGCGGTGACATGATAAAAATACTGTGGGCCGATGAGGATGGTCTTTGCCTGTTCGTCAAACGCCTCGAACGCGGCCGCTTCGTCTGGCCCGGCGTCAGCGACGGCAAAATCCACCTGACGCCGGCGCAGCTGGCGATGCTGCTTGAAGGCCTCAACTGGAAACACCCTCAGCGCGTATATCAGCCTGGCTTGCGGGTATAA
- the ltrA gene encoding group II intron reverse transcriptase/maturase gives MIILNKVKPYLIDKTIIWRAWLAVKANKGSAGVDGMTIEAFEHNLARNLYKIWNRLSSGCYMPPPVKRVEIPKSDGKTRPLGIPTVSDRVAQMAVKMILEPQWDPLFSDSSFGYRPGKSAHDAVAQAKANCWKYEWVIDLDIRGFFDNLDHALLLKAVDHLHPAPWVRLCIVRWLKAEIIFPDGHRHSPEKGTPQGGVISPLLANLFLHYTQDKWLEKHYPNNSWERYADDSIIHCRSRREAGLLLSQLRERMKACGLELHPEKTRIVNCHPLTRRKNDGHYSFDFLGFTFRRRAARKIAGGLFTGFLPAISNKAQKAIVRTFRAWNIQRLTSLSAEEIADRINPQLRGWINYYGKFYPSEMNRLWRILDWRLVKWVRCRYKQYRWHQSRASEVLERIRQRNKSLFAHWKFMIRKG, from the coding sequence ATGATTATTTTGAACAAAGTAAAACCTTATCTGATCGATAAAACCATTATCTGGAGAGCCTGGCTGGCGGTCAAAGCCAACAAGGGATCAGCAGGTGTGGATGGAATGACAATTGAAGCGTTTGAGCATAATCTGGCCCGAAATCTTTACAAGATCTGGAATCGGTTAAGTTCTGGCTGTTATATGCCGCCGCCGGTGAAGCGGGTGGAAATTCCTAAGTCAGACGGGAAAACTCGTCCATTGGGGATCCCCACTGTCAGCGATCGGGTAGCACAGATGGCCGTCAAGATGATACTGGAACCGCAGTGGGACCCGTTGTTCAGCGATTCTTCATTTGGTTACCGACCGGGAAAATCGGCGCATGATGCCGTTGCACAGGCAAAAGCGAACTGCTGGAAATACGAATGGGTGATTGATCTGGATATCAGAGGCTTCTTTGATAATCTTGATCATGCTCTGTTGCTAAAGGCAGTGGATCATCTGCATCCGGCTCCATGGGTCAGGCTATGCATTGTGCGATGGCTGAAAGCTGAGATCATTTTCCCGGACGGGCATCGTCATTCACCAGAAAAGGGTACCCCGCAGGGCGGCGTCATCAGTCCTCTGCTGGCAAATCTTTTTCTGCACTACACCCAGGATAAATGGCTGGAGAAACACTACCCCAATAATTCATGGGAAAGGTATGCTGACGACAGCATTATTCATTGTCGAAGCCGAAGAGAAGCAGGTCTGCTTCTCAGTCAACTCAGAGAACGAATGAAGGCATGCGGGCTGGAACTGCATCCGGAGAAAACCCGAATAGTGAATTGCCATCCGTTGACCAGACGTAAAAACGATGGTCACTATTCCTTCGATTTTCTGGGTTTTACCTTCCGCCGCCGTGCAGCAAGGAAGATTGCAGGCGGTCTGTTCACCGGATTTCTACCGGCGATAAGCAATAAGGCCCAGAAAGCTATTGTCCGGACATTCCGGGCATGGAATATTCAGCGGCTGACAAGCCTGTCGGCAGAAGAAATCGCGGACAGAATTAACCCGCAACTACGTGGATGGATCAATTATTATGGGAAGTTTTATCCAAGTGAAATGAACAGGTTATGGCGAATACTGGACTGGCGGTTGGTAAAGTGGGTCCGGTGCCGCTATAAGCAATACCGGTGGCATCAAAGTCGCGCCAGTGAAGTACTGGAGCGTATCAGACAGCGGAATAAGTCGCTGTTTGCGCACTGGAAGTTCATGATCAGAAAGGGTTGA
- the yejM gene encoding LPS biosynthesis-modulating metalloenzyme YejM, with translation MVTNRQRYREKVSQMISWGHWFALFNILLSLGLGSRYLFVADWPASLLGRVYALVSLLGHVSFIVFAGYLLIIFPLTFVVMSQRLLRFISAALATAGLTLLLVDSEVFTRFHLHLNPVVWELVVNPDQSELARDWQLMFICVPVIFLVEMLFATWSWQKLRSLNRRSFGKPLAALFIVSFFASHLIYIWADANFYRPITMQRANLPLSYPMTARKFLEKHGLLDPQEYERRLVQQGNPAAAAVEYPLNDLSYSDKGSGYNLLMIVVDGIRTQDVAQDMPALTRFAQENVRFTDHYSTGNHADTSLFGLFYGISPTYLDGILASRKSSALINALNSQGYQFGLFSSDGFNAPLYRQALLTDFTLPPAQVQNDSATTQQWQRWLADQGNNMPWFSYLNLRGNDTVASDNGDTPTPADFMQRYRSGAREVDAQIAQVLDTLKQRGMLEKTVVVITAEHGVEFNDTGKGHWGAGSSFSPAQLQVPLVIHWPGTPAQTINKLTNHNDVMRTLMQRLLHVKTAANDYSQGEDLFTAQRRNNWVATGNSDLLVITTPTQTIVLDNNGNYRAYDKNDSEIKDEKPQLGLLLQVLTDVKRFIAN, from the coding sequence ATGGTGACAAACCGTCAGCGTTATCGTGAAAAAGTCTCCCAGATGATCAGCTGGGGGCACTGGTTCGCCTTGTTCAACATTCTGCTCAGCCTTGGGTTGGGCAGCCGCTATCTGTTTGTCGCCGACTGGCCTGCCTCGCTGCTGGGCCGGGTGTATGCGCTGGTCAGCCTGCTGGGGCACGTCAGCTTTATCGTCTTTGCCGGCTACCTGCTGATCATCTTCCCCCTCACCTTCGTGGTGATGTCGCAGCGGCTGCTGCGCTTTATCTCCGCCGCGCTGGCTACCGCCGGGCTGACCCTGCTGCTGGTCGACAGCGAGGTGTTCACCCGTTTCCACCTGCACCTGAATCCGGTGGTATGGGAACTGGTGGTCAACCCGGACCAGAGCGAACTGGCGCGCGACTGGCAGCTGATGTTCATTTGCGTGCCGGTGATTTTCCTGGTGGAAATGCTGTTCGCCACCTGGAGTTGGCAAAAGCTGCGCAGCCTGAATCGCCGCAGCTTCGGCAAGCCGCTGGCCGCGCTGTTTATTGTGTCGTTTTTTGCCTCGCACCTGATTTACATCTGGGCGGACGCCAATTTCTATCGGCCGATTACCATGCAGCGCGCCAATCTGCCGCTGTCGTACCCGATGACCGCGCGCAAGTTCCTGGAAAAACACGGCCTGCTCGACCCGCAAGAATACGAGCGCCGTTTGGTGCAGCAAGGCAACCCGGCTGCTGCTGCGGTTGAGTATCCTCTCAACGATCTCAGCTACAGCGACAAGGGCAGCGGTTATAACCTGCTGATGATCGTGGTAGACGGCATACGCACTCAGGATGTGGCGCAGGACATGCCCGCCCTCACCCGCTTCGCGCAGGAAAACGTGCGCTTCACCGATCACTACAGTACCGGCAACCATGCCGATACCAGCCTGTTCGGCTTGTTCTATGGCATTTCCCCGACTTACCTGGACGGCATTCTGGCATCGCGCAAGTCGTCAGCATTGATCAATGCGCTCAATAGCCAGGGTTATCAGTTCGGCCTGTTCTCTTCGGACGGTTTCAACGCACCGCTTTACCGTCAGGCACTGCTGACCGATTTCACCCTGCCGCCGGCGCAGGTGCAAAACGACAGCGCCACCACGCAGCAGTGGCAGCGTTGGCTGGCGGATCAAGGCAACAATATGCCGTGGTTCTCCTATCTCAACCTGCGCGGCAATGACACAGTGGCATCCGACAATGGCGATACGCCAACGCCGGCCGATTTTATGCAACGCTACCGCAGCGGCGCACGCGAGGTTGACGCGCAAATCGCCCAGGTGCTCGACACGCTGAAGCAACGTGGCATGCTGGAAAAAACCGTGGTGGTGATCACCGCCGAGCACGGCGTTGAATTCAACGATACCGGCAAAGGCCACTGGGGTGCCGGCAGTAGCTTCAGCCCGGCGCAGTTGCAGGTGCCGCTGGTGATCCACTGGCCAGGCACGCCGGCGCAGACTATCAATAAATTGACCAACCATAACGACGTGATGCGCACCCTGATGCAGCGGTTGCTGCACGTTAAAACCGCGGCCAACGATTATTCACAGGGTGAAGACCTGTTTACCGCTCAACGACGTAACAATTGGGTTGCTACCGGCAACAGCGATCTGCTGGTGATCACCACGCCGACGCAAACCATCGTGCTGGACAACAACGGCAATTACCGCGCCTACGACAAGAACGATAGCGAAATAAAGGACGAAAAACCGCAGCTTGGTCTGCTGTTGCAGGTTCTGACCGATGTAAAACGCTTTATTGCCAACTAA
- a CDS encoding YejL family protein has protein sequence MPQSSRYSDEHVEQLLSELVNVLEKHHTPTDLSLMVLGNMVTNLINTSVSPAQRQTLARSFAEALQASIRDDKAH, from the coding sequence ATGCCACAATCATCCCGTTACAGTGACGAACATGTTGAACAACTGCTCTCTGAGCTAGTCAACGTTCTGGAAAAACACCATACTCCCACCGATCTCTCTTTGATGGTGTTGGGCAACATGGTAACCAACTTGATCAACACCAGCGTCTCTCCCGCACAGCGGCAGACGTTGGCGAGATCGTTTGCTGAAGCCCTACAGGCTTCTATCCGTGACGACAAAGCGCATTAA
- the yejK gene encoding nucleoid-associated protein YejK, which produces MSLDIDQIALHQLVKRDEQTLDVVLRDSLLPANAAVEEMMAELHRVYSAKSKAYGLFNEESELAQALRTCRKGDEDFLAFSRAATGRLRDELAKYPFAESGVVLFGQYRYLAVEYLLIAVLNSCNSMRVNEELDISTTHYLDINHADIVARVDLTEWETNPESTRYLTFLKGRVGRKVSDFFMDFLAAAEGLDTKAQNRGLLQAVDDYCADAQLDKNERQGVRQQVYSYCNEQLQAGEEIELQALSAEIAPLGEKDFLQFSSEQGYELEDSFPADRGTLRQLTKFAGSGGGISLNFDAMLLGERIFWDAATDTLTIRGTPPNLRDQLQRRLNGGK; this is translated from the coding sequence ATGAGTCTGGATATTGACCAGATCGCACTGCACCAGTTGGTAAAACGCGACGAACAAACGCTGGATGTGGTGCTGCGCGATTCCCTTCTTCCCGCCAATGCGGCAGTGGAAGAGATGATGGCGGAGCTGCACCGCGTTTACAGCGCCAAAAGCAAGGCTTACGGCCTGTTCAATGAAGAGAGCGAGTTGGCGCAGGCGTTGCGGACCTGCCGCAAGGGCGACGAAGATTTCCTGGCATTCAGCCGTGCCGCCACCGGACGTCTGCGCGACGAGCTGGCAAAATATCCGTTTGCCGAGAGCGGCGTGGTACTGTTCGGCCAATACCGTTACCTGGCGGTGGAGTATTTGCTGATCGCGGTGCTCAACAGCTGCAACAGTATGCGCGTCAACGAAGAGCTGGACATCAGCACCACCCATTATCTGGACATCAACCACGCGGATATCGTTGCGCGCGTTGATTTGACCGAATGGGAAACCAACCCGGAATCCACCCGTTATCTGACCTTCCTCAAAGGGCGGGTTGGCCGCAAGGTGTCCGATTTCTTTATGGACTTCCTGGCGGCGGCCGAGGGCCTGGACACCAAGGCGCAAAACCGTGGGCTGTTGCAGGCGGTAGACGATTACTGTGCCGATGCGCAACTGGACAAAAACGAACGGCAGGGCGTGCGTCAGCAGGTGTACAGCTATTGCAACGAGCAGTTGCAGGCAGGGGAAGAGATTGAACTGCAAGCGCTGTCGGCGGAAATCGCCCCGCTGGGCGAAAAAGACTTTTTGCAATTTTCCAGCGAGCAGGGTTACGAACTGGAAGACAGTTTCCCGGCGGATCGCGGCACCTTGCGCCAACTGACCAAGTTTGCCGGCAGCGGCGGCGGCATCAGTCTCAACTTTGACGCGATGTTGCTGGGCGAGCGCATTTTCTGGGACGCGGCCACCGACACCTTGACCATCCGGGGCACGCCACCCAATCTGCGCGACCAGCTACAGCGTCGGTTGAACGGTGGCAAATAG
- the rplY gene encoding 50S ribosomal protein L25, translating to MFTINAEVRKEQGKGASRRLRAANKFPAIIYGGKDAAIAIELDHDSVKNMEAKPEFYAEAIVLVVDGKETKVKVQAVQRHAFKPKLTHIDFVRA from the coding sequence ATGTTCACTATCAATGCAGAAGTACGTAAAGAGCAGGGTAAGGGTGCGAGCCGCCGCCTGCGTGCAGCTAACAAGTTCCCCGCTATCATCTACGGTGGCAAAGACGCTGCAATCGCTATCGAATTAGACCATGATTCTGTCAAGAACATGGAAGCTAAACCAGAGTTCTACGCTGAAGCTATCGTTCTGGTTGTCGACGGCAAAGAAACTAAAGTTAAAGTTCAGGCTGTACAGCGTCACGCTTTCAAGCCAAAACTGACCCACATCGACTTCGTTCGCGCTTAA